One Candidatus Neomarinimicrobiota bacterium genomic region harbors:
- a CDS encoding glycerophosphodiester phosphodiesterase family protein, producing MSLVTNRTIHSPLNIFLTTVFCYISCVPDPVFDVQGHRGARGLLPENTLPGIELAMEIGVSTIELDLGVTKDRQVVVAHDPYINPRLCLNADGSPIEVDSGGYGPFIMNLTLKEVQSFDCGSLNPDPARFPEPPRVNLPGTPIPTLQEVFDLAKKQGRNVRFNLELKIHPLYPVTVPDEKFVTAVLEIIRLNGMEGRVVIQSFYWPALERVRNLAPSIRTAALLGDDTYKSMNDSTPSPWLNGIDFHKSGGTSLGLLRAADAYVDIFSPHWALVVAEDSLFLGSTVKEIQNTGFEVIPWTVNDTETMAQLLDLGVDGIITDYPDRLMALIRERRVRVK from the coding sequence ATGTCACTGGTTACAAATCGAACTATTCATAGTCCCCTGAATATCTTTTTAACGACCGTTTTCTGCTACATTTCGTGCGTTCCCGATCCGGTCTTCGACGTCCAAGGTCATCGGGGAGCAAGAGGGCTGCTCCCGGAGAATACACTGCCCGGCATTGAACTGGCTATGGAGATCGGCGTCTCCACCATCGAGCTGGATCTCGGCGTCACGAAGGACAGGCAGGTGGTTGTCGCACACGACCCTTACATCAATCCGCGACTGTGCCTGAATGCCGACGGTTCCCCCATCGAAGTCGATTCCGGAGGGTACGGCCCATTCATTATGAACCTCACTCTGAAAGAAGTACAATCATTTGACTGCGGCTCCCTCAATCCTGATCCAGCGCGCTTCCCCGAACCTCCGAGAGTGAACCTTCCAGGCACACCTATTCCAACCCTCCAAGAGGTATTCGATCTAGCGAAGAAACAAGGACGCAACGTCAGATTCAACCTCGAACTGAAGATCCATCCTCTCTATCCTGTAACGGTTCCTGATGAAAAATTCGTGACCGCGGTTCTGGAGATAATTCGCCTGAACGGGATGGAAGGGCGCGTGGTGATCCAGTCTTTCTACTGGCCGGCCCTAGAACGTGTCAGAAATCTCGCACCATCCATACGAACGGCGGCCCTCCTCGGAGACGACACATACAAGTCGATGAACGATTCCACACCGTCACCGTGGCTGAACGGGATCGACTTCCATAAATCGGGCGGTACGTCTCTGGGACTGCTCAGGGCGGCGGACGCCTACGTCGATATCTTCTCTCCCCACTGGGCACTCGTGGTAGCAGAAGATTCACTCTTTCTCGGGAGCACCGTGAAAGAAATTCAGAACACCGGGTTTGAGGTGATCCCGTGGACGGTGAACGACACTGAGACAATGGCACAGCTCCTTGACCTGGGTGTGGACGGCATCATCACCGACTACCCCGACCGGCTGATGGCGCTCATCAGGGAGAGGCGGGTTAGGGTGAAGTAG
- a CDS encoding sodium/solute symporter (Members of the Solute:Sodium Symporter (SSS), TC 2.A.21 as described in tcdb.org, catalyze solute:Na+ symport. Known solutes for members of the family include sugars, amino acids, nucleosides, inositols, vitamins, urea or anions, depending on the system.) produces the protein MSAYIYQYGLGGIVFFAGLFFAWRQGYVGLSGKGVRNLLILFFALAFYALLQGYLQFGSMSQGVTGISRELWLPVGTMGTPLDYGIMIAYFILILIVGTTFARRQKTLADFFFAGRRFRWPIITFSLVATTVGSYSFVKYSQVAFKYGLGSSQTYLNDWMWLPLFLFGWLPILYFSRITSIPEYFERRFDSKVRRWVTFYLLIYLIGYVGVNLFTMGKVLNILLGWPIPTAAIIVATISAIYVTAGGQTSVIMTDLLQGVMLLVTGILILFLGVNYFGGFDDFWHHLPRSHRLAFPNFNSDPSFPSVGIFWQDGIANTAMFYFLNQGIIMRFLSARSVADGRKAMVAVVLVLMPVAAVVVASGGWVARALVQAGVLSPGTESAEAFFMATHFLSRPGIFGLILATLTAALMSTVDTLITAVAAVFVNDVYRPIFRQEAQEKELLVAARLSSVAVTILGILLVPVFMSFQTIYAAHGAFTAAVTPPLVVTLMLSVFWRRFTQKAALATLIGGMGAIVLSLFVPQIITPFAHGVPMTEGGDSLLAGMNQFKFMRACFGVAVSGLFGVAVTFFSKAEPAERQRGLVWGTVEEN, from the coding sequence ATGTCTGCCTACATCTATCAGTATGGTCTTGGTGGCATAGTCTTTTTTGCGGGACTTTTCTTCGCCTGGCGGCAGGGATATGTTGGATTGTCGGGCAAAGGGGTGCGTAATCTTCTCATTCTCTTTTTCGCCCTCGCCTTCTACGCCCTCCTTCAGGGCTATCTTCAATTTGGTTCCATGTCCCAAGGAGTAACCGGTATTTCCCGGGAACTCTGGTTGCCAGTCGGAACAATGGGCACACCCCTCGACTACGGCATCATGATCGCGTACTTCATTCTGATCCTCATCGTCGGGACGACCTTCGCCAGACGCCAGAAGACACTGGCTGACTTTTTTTTCGCCGGGCGGCGCTTCCGCTGGCCCATCATCACTTTTTCTCTGGTGGCGACGACGGTGGGCTCTTACAGCTTTGTGAAATACAGCCAGGTAGCCTTCAAGTATGGCCTCGGAAGTTCGCAGACCTATCTCAACGACTGGATGTGGCTACCGCTTTTCCTGTTCGGCTGGCTGCCGATCCTCTACTTTTCCCGAATCACCTCCATTCCGGAGTACTTTGAGCGACGGTTCGATTCGAAGGTACGACGCTGGGTGACATTCTATCTATTGATCTACCTCATCGGCTACGTGGGGGTGAATCTTTTCACCATGGGGAAGGTGCTGAACATCCTTCTCGGTTGGCCGATTCCTACGGCAGCGATCATTGTCGCAACCATCTCCGCCATCTATGTCACCGCTGGCGGACAGACAAGCGTCATCATGACTGACCTGTTGCAGGGCGTAATGCTCTTGGTCACTGGCATCCTGATTCTGTTTCTCGGAGTCAACTATTTCGGTGGATTTGATGACTTCTGGCATCACTTGCCGCGAAGTCACAGGCTGGCATTCCCGAACTTCAACAGCGATCCCTCGTTCCCCAGTGTCGGCATCTTTTGGCAGGACGGCATCGCCAACACGGCCATGTTCTACTTTCTGAATCAAGGGATCATTATGCGATTTCTGTCGGCGAGATCGGTGGCTGATGGCCGCAAGGCCATGGTGGCAGTGGTGCTGGTTCTGATGCCTGTGGCGGCTGTTGTGGTGGCATCGGGCGGATGGGTAGCGCGGGCGCTGGTTCAAGCAGGCGTTCTGTCACCGGGTACTGAATCGGCAGAAGCTTTTTTTATGGCAACCCACTTCCTGAGCCGTCCGGGAATCTTTGGACTCATTCTCGCCACCCTCACCGCCGCCCTCATGTCCACCGTCGACACCCTCATCACCGCTGTGGCAGCGGTGTTTGTGAATGACGTTTACAGGCCAATCTTCCGCCAGGAAGCTCAGGAGAAGGAGTTACTTGTGGCCGCGCGCCTCAGTTCAGTGGCCGTCACAATCCTTGGTATTCTACTCGTGCCGGTGTTCATGTCTTTCCAGACCATCTACGCGGCCCACGGCGCCTTCACCGCCGCGGTTACGCCTCCCCTCGTGGTGACACTCATGCTGTCCGTCTTCTGGCGACGCTTCACCCAGAAGGCCGCCCTCGCTACGCTCATCGGCGGGATGGGGGCAATCGTGTTGTCTCTGTTCGTGCCACAGATCATCACGCCCTTCGCCCATGGCGTCCCAATGACGGAGGGCGGCGACAGCCTCCTCGCGGGGATGAATCAGTTCAAGTTTATGCGCGCCTGTTTCGGTGTGGCAGTGAGCGGTCTTTTCGGCGTAGCTGTCACCTTCTTCTCGAAAGCCGAGCCGGCTGAACGGCAGAGAGGACTGGTTTGGGGAACGGTCGAAGAGAATTGA
- a CDS encoding alpha/beta hydrolase: MMAKVEVGGINLYYDIHGTGEPLLFIHGLGSSTRDWEAQTKFFSADYRVILIDLRGHGQSDKPKEQYSILQFSADIEALLNGLEIESLHVVGLSLGGVIALQFALDHPHRVRSLVLVNSFVELLFRTFSEKMEMWKRNTVVRLLGMRKMGKVLAGRLFPKDSQEELRNVFIERWAENNKQSYLSAFKSMAGWSVRDRLGELHVPTLVLSAEHDYTPLNVKEAYVSQMLGAELVVIEDSYHGLPAEKPEEFNHAVAGFLNRLDR, translated from the coding sequence ATGATGGCAAAGGTGGAAGTTGGCGGGATCAATCTATACTACGACATTCACGGGACTGGGGAGCCGCTGTTGTTTATTCACGGTCTTGGCTCCAGCACGCGGGACTGGGAGGCACAGACGAAATTCTTTTCGGCGGACTATCGGGTAATCCTGATCGACCTTCGGGGGCACGGCCAGTCAGATAAACCGAAAGAACAATACAGTATTCTTCAGTTTTCAGCGGATATTGAAGCTCTCCTAAACGGGTTGGAGATAGAGTCTCTGCATGTTGTTGGGCTTTCACTCGGCGGTGTGATAGCGCTTCAGTTTGCGCTGGACCATCCCCATCGAGTCAGAAGTCTCGTTCTGGTAAACAGTTTTGTGGAGCTTCTCTTTCGAACCTTTAGCGAAAAGATGGAAATGTGGAAACGGAACACCGTCGTGAGACTTTTAGGGATGAGAAAGATGGGTAAAGTGCTGGCGGGCCGACTGTTTCCGAAGGACAGTCAGGAGGAACTGCGGAACGTCTTCATCGAGCGGTGGGCGGAGAATAACAAGCAATCTTACCTGAGTGCTTTCAAGTCTATGGCGGGATGGAGTGTTCGCGATCGGCTTGGGGAGCTTCATGTGCCTACGCTGGTGCTTTCCGCAGAACACGATTATACTCCCCTTAACGTGAAAGAAGCATACGTGTCCCAAATGCTCGGCGCTGAACTGGTAGTCATCGAAGATTCTTATCACGGGCTGCCGGCAGAAAAACCGGAGGAGTTCAACCACGCCGTGGCCGGTTTTCTGAACAGGTTAGACCGATAG
- a CDS encoding M20/M25/M40 family metallo-hydrolase, translated as MEDRLEQLLAELVACDSVNPAWSEGPGEKSAAKFIASELSSAGVTPAVQDSGSGRANVVATIPGAGGAPSVLLNAHMDVVGTENMDDPFTLRRDGDKLYGRGAYDMKGSAAIMLALAEHFSDHLPPGDIHLTFVVDEEDLSLGMERLIDDWLPTLPQLPSAGIFMEPTEEQIGICHKGFAWYELTIAGKSAHGSRPEEGVDAAQPLGPAIAEIAEIQSELHARAPHPLLGHATLHVGTVKGGSALPVIAAESRLTWERRILPGEEKEDLNRELKRVADAANAFPGNHSVDSKELFYRPSHSLDADAEIVLRLQSVAPSAELKGMSYWADSALAAAAGIPSVLFGPVGHGAHAVDEWVSLSSLVRVYESLQKLISSMDQSSVN; from the coding sequence ATGGAAGACCGTCTCGAGCAACTGTTAGCTGAGTTAGTGGCGTGTGATTCTGTCAATCCGGCGTGGAGTGAGGGGCCTGGTGAAAAGAGCGCTGCCAAATTCATCGCATCGGAATTGAGCAGCGCGGGAGTGACGCCGGCTGTGCAAGATAGCGGTTCTGGACGGGCAAATGTGGTGGCTACTATCCCGGGAGCGGGCGGTGCACCGTCCGTTCTCCTGAATGCGCACATGGATGTCGTGGGAACTGAGAATATGGACGATCCCTTCACTTTGCGGCGGGATGGAGATAAACTCTACGGTCGAGGCGCATACGATATGAAAGGCAGTGCGGCGATCATGCTGGCGCTGGCAGAACACTTTTCGGATCATTTACCTCCGGGCGATATTCATCTAACGTTCGTGGTAGACGAAGAAGACTTGAGTCTCGGCATGGAGCGGCTGATTGATGATTGGCTGCCGACGCTCCCCCAGCTACCGTCTGCGGGCATCTTTATGGAGCCGACAGAAGAGCAGATAGGTATCTGTCATAAGGGATTTGCCTGGTACGAGCTGACGATTGCCGGTAAGTCAGCTCACGGATCGCGGCCGGAGGAAGGAGTTGACGCTGCTCAGCCGCTGGGTCCTGCCATAGCGGAAATTGCCGAGATCCAGTCTGAGCTGCACGCTCGCGCGCCACACCCTCTTTTGGGACACGCGACACTGCACGTAGGGACCGTCAAAGGAGGCTCCGCCCTGCCTGTGATCGCGGCTGAATCGAGGCTGACGTGGGAGCGGAGGATACTGCCGGGGGAGGAGAAGGAAGATCTCAACCGTGAGCTGAAGCGGGTTGCGGACGCTGCGAACGCTTTCCCTGGAAATCACTCTGTCGACTCAAAAGAACTGTTCTACCGTCCGTCACACAGTCTTGATGCCGATGCAGAAATCGTCCTTCGCCTTCAGTCTGTGGCTCCATCGGCGGAGCTGAAAGGGATGTCATACTGGGCTGATTCAGCCCTCGCCGCCGCGGCAGGAATTCCTTCAGTCCTTTTCGGTCCTGTCGGTCACGGTGCCCACGCCGTCGATGAGTGGGTGAGTCTCAGCAGCTTAGTGAGAGTGTATGAGTCGCTACAAAAGCTGATCAGCAGCATGGATCAGTCATCGGTGAATTGA
- a CDS encoding PspC domain-containing protein, translated as MKRLYRNRLEGKIAGVCAGLGEYFDVDPVLIRLFFVFLVLWHGAGIIAYIAAWIIVPEKPVSS; from the coding sequence ATGAAGCGTCTTTACCGAAACAGGCTGGAAGGAAAGATAGCCGGTGTCTGTGCAGGACTGGGTGAATACTTCGACGTCGATCCTGTCCTCATCAGGCTATTTTTTGTTTTTCTGGTACTTTGGCACGGTGCGGGCATCATCGCCTATATCGCCGCCTGGATCATCGTACCGGAAAAACCAGTCTCTTCCTGA
- a CDS encoding hydantoinase B/oxoprolinase family protein, producing the protein MPANQTHRKWTFSIDRGGTFTDIIGVGPQGKIESIKVLSHSVDYTDPAIEGIRRMMDLKTGQPMPQNRVSRIRMGTTVATNALLERKGASVALFITKGFRDLLQIGHQARPELFKLAVKKPKQLYRCIKEVNERIDHSGRIIRQLEASKVREDLKRIRRMRITSVAIVLMHSWKNSEHEECVAQIARELGFRQVSVSHEIMPLIKIVGRGQTTVVDAYLSPILMRYIDSVRAFTGSIPLEFMQSSGGMTDADSFTGKDAIISGPAGGVIGAAGVAKVNGLDEVIAFDMGGTSTDVSRSCGRLETVFEVETGGIQFQAPSLNINTVAAGGGSILWFDGQKLRVGPESSGADPGPACYGLDGPLSLTDANLLLGRIVPQFFPTTFGPTRDRPLDRTATKARFDILTDEVSQAASSHLTPQEVALGCVTIANETMAKAIKEISVSRGYDVRTHALVCFGGAAPQHACAIARILGIETVIIHPLAGLLSAYGIATAVQLRYGVKSVVALLDKKLYATLQTQFDDLSEPLRQELTEGGTPEDQIEINRYLDLRPLGTDSYLSIPMMPFTRIADAFADVHEQHYGFRPIDVELELVNIRVDVTGRSEKLSEAKHKGPRTFAEAKPLQTSTSYFTEGAVKTPVYHRDHLQNNVEIEGPAIIVESYSTTVLEPGFSASVNDYGHLIITQHERESKEVSAARDPVMLEVFNHLFMSVAEQMGHTLCNTAHSVNIKERLDFSCAIFDSDGNLVANAPHMPVHLGAMGESVKSIIEANTGTMQEGDVYLMNNPHRGGSHLPDLTTIAPVFVDGGKPIFYTATRGHHADIGGIAPGSLPPFATSIDEEGIVIDNFLLVHSGNFRERKLRLMLRSSPFPARNPDERVSDLRAQIAAVNTGIRELNALVEKYTLDTVLAYMGHIRENAAESLRLALGKFLAKDDRFESQFEDFLDGGSRIRVAITIERGDDPPHSHSTTIDFSGTSPQLKGNLNAPIAVTKAAVLYVFRTLIDAEIPLNSGCLEPIDIHIPEGSLLSPSDEAAVVGGNVETSQRIVDVLLGALGVAAASQGTMNNFVFGRIDGKGKQYYETIAGGSGATKNHAGASAVQVHMTNTRATDPEVLEHRFPELRLEQFSLRRRSGGKGGNRGGDGTVREILFLEPRKVSILSERRVYPPYGMSEGRPGRKGKNLLVTAEGAVTQLNSKAEKIVQAGERIIIKTPGGGGYRRE; encoded by the coding sequence ATGCCCGCCAACCAGACGCACCGCAAATGGACCTTTTCCATCGATAGGGGCGGCACGTTTACTGACATTATCGGCGTCGGCCCTCAAGGCAAAATTGAGAGCATAAAAGTGCTTTCCCACTCCGTCGACTACACCGATCCAGCCATAGAAGGCATCCGTCGCATGATGGACCTCAAAACAGGGCAACCCATGCCGCAAAATCGCGTCTCACGAATAAGAATGGGAACAACCGTGGCTACTAACGCCCTGTTGGAGCGGAAAGGTGCGTCAGTAGCGCTGTTTATCACAAAGGGATTCCGCGATCTGCTACAGATCGGACATCAGGCCAGACCGGAACTGTTCAAGCTCGCTGTAAAGAAGCCGAAACAGCTATACCGCTGCATTAAGGAGGTGAACGAACGGATAGATCACAGCGGCAGAATAATCAGGCAACTTGAAGCCTCCAAAGTGAGGGAGGATCTGAAACGAATCCGCCGCATGAGGATCACTTCGGTCGCCATTGTTTTGATGCACTCCTGGAAGAACTCTGAGCACGAGGAGTGTGTAGCGCAGATTGCGCGCGAGCTCGGTTTCAGGCAGGTGTCTGTCAGTCATGAGATCATGCCGCTAATCAAGATCGTCGGCCGGGGACAGACGACTGTGGTTGACGCATACCTGAGTCCTATTCTCATGCGTTACATCGATTCTGTCAGAGCCTTCACCGGCAGCATTCCACTGGAATTCATGCAAAGCTCCGGCGGCATGACCGACGCCGACTCTTTCACGGGCAAGGATGCCATCATCTCAGGACCGGCGGGAGGCGTCATCGGAGCGGCGGGCGTGGCGAAGGTGAACGGTCTGGACGAAGTTATCGCCTTCGATATGGGCGGTACTTCCACGGATGTGTCGCGCTCCTGCGGCCGACTCGAAACGGTCTTCGAGGTAGAAACGGGGGGCATCCAGTTCCAGGCGCCGAGCCTGAACATCAACACCGTAGCCGCCGGCGGCGGATCTATTCTCTGGTTCGATGGCCAGAAGCTTCGCGTAGGGCCTGAATCATCTGGAGCTGATCCGGGACCTGCCTGCTACGGCCTCGATGGCCCCCTATCACTGACAGATGCCAACCTGCTACTCGGCCGGATTGTGCCGCAGTTCTTCCCAACCACCTTTGGCCCCACGCGAGACAGGCCACTGGACAGAACTGCCACTAAGGCAAGATTCGATATCCTCACTGATGAAGTGAGCCAGGCCGCCTCTTCTCATCTGACGCCCCAGGAAGTGGCTCTCGGATGTGTCACAATCGCCAACGAAACCATGGCTAAGGCCATAAAGGAAATCTCTGTCTCTCGAGGATACGACGTGAGGACGCACGCCCTTGTCTGCTTCGGAGGCGCCGCTCCCCAGCACGCCTGCGCCATTGCGAGAATTCTCGGAATCGAAACTGTTATAATCCATCCCTTGGCGGGATTGCTGTCAGCCTACGGAATCGCCACGGCCGTTCAACTTCGCTACGGAGTCAAGTCCGTTGTGGCGCTACTGGATAAGAAGCTCTATGCCACTCTCCAGACACAGTTCGATGATCTTTCAGAACCGTTGAGGCAGGAGTTGACTGAAGGCGGTACTCCCGAAGATCAAATCGAAATCAACCGCTATCTCGACTTGCGGCCTCTGGGGACCGACTCTTACCTGTCCATTCCCATGATGCCTTTCACAAGAATCGCGGACGCTTTCGCCGATGTTCATGAGCAGCACTACGGATTCAGACCGATCGACGTTGAACTTGAACTGGTGAACATTCGCGTAGATGTCACAGGGCGCAGTGAGAAACTAAGTGAGGCAAAGCACAAAGGGCCGAGAACGTTTGCAGAGGCGAAGCCACTCCAAACATCTACATCCTATTTCACTGAAGGCGCTGTAAAGACACCTGTTTATCACCGCGATCACCTGCAGAACAACGTGGAAATCGAAGGGCCGGCTATCATAGTTGAGTCCTACTCCACAACTGTTCTTGAGCCGGGATTCTCGGCTTCAGTCAACGACTACGGTCACCTGATTATTACTCAGCACGAGAGAGAATCTAAGGAAGTCTCCGCCGCCCGCGATCCTGTTATGCTGGAAGTATTCAATCACCTATTTATGAGCGTGGCTGAACAGATGGGTCACACGCTGTGTAATACAGCCCACTCCGTCAATATCAAGGAGCGTCTCGATTTCTCCTGTGCTATTTTCGACTCAGACGGAAATCTGGTCGCAAATGCACCTCACATGCCGGTACATCTAGGAGCCATGGGCGAGTCCGTCAAGTCGATTATTGAGGCCAATACAGGGACGATGCAAGAAGGTGACGTTTACCTAATGAACAATCCTCACCGGGGCGGTTCGCATCTTCCTGATTTGACGACCATTGCTCCCGTCTTTGTCGACGGCGGAAAGCCGATCTTCTACACTGCCACCCGCGGGCATCACGCCGACATTGGCGGAATCGCGCCGGGCTCCCTGCCGCCCTTTGCAACATCAATCGATGAGGAAGGTATAGTCATCGACAACTTCCTGCTCGTCCACTCGGGAAATTTCAGGGAACGTAAACTGCGGCTGATGCTAAGATCTTCCCCGTTTCCGGCACGCAATCCCGACGAAAGAGTCTCTGATCTGAGAGCCCAGATCGCCGCTGTCAATACGGGCATCCGCGAATTGAACGCTCTCGTTGAAAAATATACGCTTGATACAGTACTCGCATACATGGGTCACATCCGCGAGAACGCCGCCGAATCCTTGCGATTGGCACTGGGGAAGTTCCTCGCCAAGGACGATCGGTTTGAGTCGCAGTTCGAAGATTTCCTCGATGGCGGCTCGCGCATCCGTGTCGCCATCACCATTGAAAGGGGAGACGATCCTCCCCACTCTCATAGCACCACGATAGATTTTTCCGGCACGAGCCCCCAGCTGAAAGGCAACCTCAACGCTCCTATCGCCGTAACGAAAGCCGCTGTCCTCTACGTTTTCAGGACGCTCATCGATGCCGAAATTCCCCTGAACTCAGGATGCCTGGAACCGATTGACATTCACATTCCTGAAGGTTCTCTTCTTTCTCCCAGCGACGAAGCGGCTGTTGTCGGCGGAAATGTGGAAACATCCCAGAGGATTGTTGACGTGTTGCTGGGCGCCCTCGGCGTAGCAGCGGCCTCGCAGGGGACGATGAACAACTTTGTCTTCGGCAGAATCGACGGTAAAGGAAAACAGTATTATGAAACTATCGCCGGTGGGTCAGGCGCAACCAAGAATCACGCAGGTGCTTCCGCGGTTCAGGTTCATATGACTAACACGCGTGCCACCGACCCGGAAGTGCTGGAACACCGCTTTCCGGAGTTGCGATTGGAGCAATTTTCCCTGAGGCGCAGATCGGGCGGAAAGGGAGGAAACAGGGGCGGTGACGGTACTGTGCGGGAGATACTCTTCCTTGAGCCACGCAAAGTCTCGATCCTGTCTGAAAGAAGAGTGTATCCGCCTTACGGCATGTCCGAAGGTCGTCCGGGACGGAAGGGCAAAAATCTCCTCGTTACAGCGGAAGGCGCGGTAACTCAACTCAATTCCAAAGCGGAGAAGATCGTCCAGGCGGGCGAGCGGATTATAATCAAGACACCCGGAGGTGGGGGGTACAGAAGGGAATAG
- a CDS encoding TIGR00730 family Rossman fold protein codes for MTRDYKNREKFYKDFDFLNSSEARPSRLLAEYFGPLRIFRRRKIKDTIVFFGSARIPSPEDAKKPDKGAEKSDGNLLNLVEYYEDARKLAYRLTKWSKGLKHSKHRFIVTSGGGGGIMEAACRGASEASGYAIGLNISLPYEPQGNRYTTEELDLEFHYFFMRKFWFLYLAKALVVFPGGFGTLDEMMELSTLIQTGKIRKKVPVVIYGPDYWNKVLNFDYLVKAGTISKEDLNLFHFSDSVDDAYQFLTKELTKTHLKGRNF; via the coding sequence ATGACCAGAGACTATAAGAATAGAGAGAAGTTCTACAAAGATTTCGATTTCCTCAACAGCTCCGAAGCCAGGCCGTCGCGACTGCTCGCCGAATATTTCGGACCGTTACGGATTTTCCGCAGGCGAAAGATTAAAGACACCATCGTGTTCTTCGGTTCAGCCAGAATCCCCTCACCTGAGGATGCGAAAAAGCCGGACAAAGGAGCAGAAAAGTCTGACGGCAATCTGCTCAATCTGGTAGAATATTATGAAGATGCAAGAAAACTGGCCTATCGTCTCACAAAATGGTCCAAGGGGTTGAAGCATTCTAAACATCGCTTTATTGTCACTTCCGGCGGAGGTGGAGGCATTATGGAAGCTGCCTGCCGCGGAGCAAGCGAGGCGTCCGGCTACGCCATCGGACTCAACATTTCACTGCCGTACGAACCTCAGGGCAATCGTTATACCACCGAAGAGTTAGACCTCGAATTCCACTACTTCTTCATGCGCAAATTCTGGTTTCTCTATCTGGCGAAGGCGTTAGTCGTTTTCCCCGGAGGCTTCGGAACGCTCGATGAAATGATGGAGCTATCGACCCTGATCCAGACCGGCAAGATCAGAAAGAAAGTACCGGTAGTCATCTACGGCCCCGATTACTGGAACAAGGTGCTGAACTTCGATTACCTGGTAAAAGCAGGTACTATCTCAAAGGAAGATCTGAACCTTTTTCACTTCTCTGATTCCGTGGACGACGCCTATCAGTTTCTTACCAAGGAGTTGACGAAGACACATCTGAAGGGAAGAAACTTCTGA